The window ACGTTCCGGCTAACCGAGCCCAGAGCTCCAGCGCTCGCTGCTGATCATAGCGCGTTATCTTCTCGTAAAGTGCCCGTAACGAGAGCTGTCTGCGAAATCCGCCACGCCTAAGGTAGCGCTCGAGGTCTTCTATGATCCGCGTCTTCAGTTGACGCGCGGTAATACGCAGAACCCGCTTCAAGAGATTCAGGAAATTGTGCATGATGCATTGAACGACGAAGAAGAGCACTCGTGCGGCGTACGATCGTGTGCACGTTCGTATCTTGAACTCCTTCTTCACCCGGTAGCCGGTCTCGATCTTCCATCGTGCTCGGTAGCTCTGGGGGACCCGTTTTACGAACTCTTCCGGCGAATCGAATGCGATGCTGGTAGCGAAGAGCAGAAACTCCTTGTTCTTCGGCCCCGCGCGCTTCCGCGGATCGTACTCGCGATTGGGTATCGCAACGAGATAAAAGTCCGGACTCCGCTCATCTAGGAAGCGGTACTTGAATACCGCTGCTTCAAACCCCTGCTCTTCTTTATGCCGCTTCAGGAGCTTATTTATCCGCTTATCCGCCTCAGCAGCCATGATGAACTCAACGCCGAGTTCTGAGCACGTGGAAATCACCGCGAGATTGAAGAACTCGCGATCTGCGAAGATCGTTCCACTGCGGAGTTTCAGCGCCTGTAGCCGCAGTATAACACCCCTCACGAGCGCAGCGTAATCCTTGTTCAGCCCCGTGACGTTCACGATGTCCAGGGTATGAGCCGGGCTGCCGAGCCAGTCGAGGGTGAAATATACATACCCCCAGGACGTGCCGTTCTTCGGTTGGATCCCTCGCACGCCTTCTGCGTTCTTCTCACCACAGTAGCTCTCGTTGTGGAAGTCGATGGCAAAGTCCTGCGGCGTGTCCGGAATCTTCAGCAGCGGCAGAAAGCGGGAATTAAGCGCTCTGAAGTATGAAAGAATCCCCTCGACGCTGTTCGCACTTTTGATATAGCCGAGTACCGTATCGGCGGAAGGAACAGAAGCCTCAGGGTTCGTCCGCCGCAGCTCATTTGCCGCCGCTTCGGGCGAGTT of the Methanomicrobia archaeon genome contains:
- a CDS encoding transposase, which encodes MLSELLRWNGGIIAVPNGAKYNLQETLNVLAYAATSTNNSPEAAANELRRTNPEASVPSADTVLGYIKSANSVEGILSYFRALNSRFLPLLKIPDTPQDFAIDFHNESYCGEKNAEGVRGIQPKNGTSWGYVYFTLDWLGSPAHTLDIVNVTGLNKDYAALVRGVILRLQALKLRSGTIFADREFFNLAVISTCSELGVEFIMAAEADKRINKLLKRHKEEQGFEAAVFKYRFLDERSPDFYLVAIPNREYDPRKRAGPKNKEFLLFATSIAFDSPEEFVKRVPQSYRARWKIETGYRVKKEFKIRTCTRSYAARVLFFVVQCIMHNFLNLLKRVLRITARQLKTRIIEDLERYLRRGGFRRQLSLRALYEKITRYDQQRALELWARLAGT